In Rouxiella sp. WC2420, the following proteins share a genomic window:
- a CDS encoding GntR family transcriptional regulator produces the protein MTESYELSGNVPVNQQIYRTLRQDIVACVIAPGAFLSEKEISARFNVSRQPVREAFIKLAEAGLVQVLPQRGTFVMKISAKRVADGRFIREALETAVIRRAASVVTEQDLSLLAHNLQRQELAAKSNQAQEFLQLDDEFHRLIAQIIDCRLAWETIENIKATMDRVRFFSLSKVSPPENLIAQHYNIYAALQARNPDAAEQALRAHLQEMIFSITPIAEQNSEWFEVE, from the coding sequence ATGACAGAATCTTATGAATTGAGCGGTAATGTACCGGTAAATCAGCAAATTTATCGCACTTTGCGACAGGACATTGTCGCCTGTGTGATAGCGCCGGGTGCATTTCTTTCGGAAAAGGAAATTTCAGCACGATTCAATGTCTCACGGCAGCCGGTTCGTGAAGCTTTTATCAAGCTGGCGGAAGCCGGACTGGTACAGGTGCTGCCACAGCGCGGTACTTTTGTGATGAAAATCTCCGCCAAACGCGTGGCCGATGGCCGTTTTATCCGCGAAGCGCTGGAAACAGCAGTCATCCGCCGCGCGGCCAGCGTGGTAACCGAACAGGATTTATCACTGCTCGCACACAATCTTCAGCGACAAGAGCTGGCGGCCAAGAGCAATCAGGCACAGGAATTTTTGCAGCTCGACGACGAGTTTCACCGTCTGATTGCGCAAATTATCGACTGCCGACTGGCCTGGGAAACCATCGAGAATATCAAGGCCACCATGGACCGAGTGCGCTTCTTCTCGCTTAGCAAGGTCTCGCCGCCAGAGAATCTGATCGCGCAGCACTACAATATTTACGCCGCCTTGCAGGCAAGAAATCCCGATGCAGCCGAGCAGGCTTTGCGAGCCCATTTGCAGGAAATGATCTTCTCGATAACCCCCATTGCCGAGCAGAACAGCGAATGGTTTGAGGTGGAATAA